CCGGTTCCGAGGAGCTCGCGGAGGCCATCGGCGAGGGGCTGGTCGAGGCCGCACCGTTCGCCGCGGGCGGTGTGATGTCGTCGCCGCTGTCGCACCCGGCCGCGAGCACCGTCGCGGCCAGGCCGGCCGCCCCGGTCACCACCGCGCGGCGACGGAGGAGCGGCTGGTCGGGCACGCGCTGAGGTTAGCCGGGTCCGCGGCGACGTCCGCTAACGTGGACAGGGACACCAGCACCGCACACGCACCGCACAACAGCACACAGGAGGTCGCCGCCGTGGCCAGCGCGCAGGACACCGTCCCCGCCCGCATCGAGCAGGCGCTCGCGACCCCTCTGGCTGCCCTCGGGCTGGACGTCGAGGCGGTCGAGCTGACGCCGGCCGGCAAGCGCCGGGTGCTGCGGATCGCCGTCGACGGCGACGACGGGGTGACCCTCGACCACGTCGCCGACGCCACCCGCACGATCTCCGAGGTGCTCGACGCCAGCGACGTCATGGGCGAGCAGGCCTACACGCTCGAGGTGACCTCCCGCGGCGTCGACCGCCCGCTGACCCTGCCCCGGCACTGGCGTCGCAACGCCGACCGGCTGGTCAAGGTCACCACCACCGACGGCCAGAGCGTGACCGGGCGGATCGTCGGCTCCGACGAGAGCGCCGCGACCCTGGACGTCGACGGCACCTCGCGCGCGGTGGCCTACGCGGACGTGAGCAAGGCGCTGGTCCAGATCGAGTTCAACCGCAAGACCGCCGACGAGCCGGACGACGAGCCCGACGACGGCTCGGTCGCGGCAGACGAAGAGGACTGACCATGGACATCGACCTCACCATCCTGCGGAGCCTGGAGCGCGAGAAGGAGATCTCCTTCGACGTGCTCGTGGAGGCCATCGAGCAGGCCCTCCTGACGGCGTACCAGAAGACGCCGGGCGCGGCCGAGCAGGCCCGCGTGGTCCTGGACCGCAAGTCGGGCCACGTCACGGTGCTGGCCGCCGAGCTCGACGAGGAGGGCGCGAAGGTCGGCGAGTTCGACGACACCCCCGAGGGGTTCGGCCGGATTGCCGCGACGACCGCGAAGCAGATCATGCTGCAGCGGCTGCGCGACGCCGAGGACGACATCCGGTTCGGCGAGTTCTCCGGGAAGGAGGGCGACATCATCTCCGGTGTCATCCAGCAGGGCCGCAACCCCGACGACGTCCTCGTCG
This genomic window from Nocardioides anomalus contains:
- the rimP gene encoding ribosome maturation factor RimP — protein: MASAQDTVPARIEQALATPLAALGLDVEAVELTPAGKRRVLRIAVDGDDGVTLDHVADATRTISEVLDASDVMGEQAYTLEVTSRGVDRPLTLPRHWRRNADRLVKVTTTDGQSVTGRIVGSDESAATLDVDGTSRAVAYADVSKALVQIEFNRKTADEPDDEPDDGSVAADEED